In Chlamydia sp., the following are encoded in one genomic region:
- a CDS encoding thioredoxin domain-containing protein, whose protein sequence is MTTDHPFTNKLITEKSPYLLLYAHTPVDWYPWSAEAFHKASSEDKPIFLSIGCTHSKWCQVMLKENYENPEVAAILNEYFVCIKVDKEELPHLANLYFELSQMLSVSGEVQDLPTWPLNVFLTPNLLPFFSLGYANFSGKMGASSFVQMLEKLHAMWEDREDREVLVQQAEKVIEVAAFLEECSFKKEPLDEKKLKLVTEDIYQDVDAQFGGVKSFPKTLPGLLSLFLLRIGAEYQDGRAIFFVNRSLRTVASGGIFDHLSGGFFCYTIDDRWLIPCFEKRAFDNTLMMLVYAEAGIYMRNPEFILVAKRVLSYLIKELYDFETGAFYISEYAQQRGETDIDSQYTWSGEEIRSLLGDNAEMFCEYYDVSREGICNGRNILHISPYVDNKEIAERYRCSSEEFQARLEASREKLRVYRAGKTKSFKDDQSLTFQNGWGIFSLIKTGLLLGSSECFQMAEKCGDFISKNLYKNGRLLRRWRQGEAKYSAGLDDYASVIMGSLALFEIGAGAKWLVFAEELTKEVLISFRSETGSFYSTDGRDSSLLIKKISLADGDSISGNALFCQSLLKLHIISGKKHYLTFAEDILQCVQGRWLKHKFSSLGGLIAAQEYFSKQHQKIIISLGNEQNREQILDCFKGIFLPHTSLVWLTAKDREILTTCLPESEQRLIPSREDGVTKIYFLDQTCGRIFSSLEHFRAFLSSQC, encoded by the coding sequence ATGACAACGGACCACCCTTTTACGAATAAACTTATCACTGAAAAATCTCCTTATCTCCTCCTGTATGCTCACACTCCTGTAGATTGGTACCCTTGGTCTGCAGAGGCATTTCATAAGGCTTCATCGGAAGACAAACCTATCTTTTTGTCTATAGGGTGTACGCACTCTAAGTGGTGTCAGGTCATGCTTAAAGAAAATTATGAAAATCCTGAAGTTGCAGCAATCTTAAATGAGTATTTTGTTTGTATTAAGGTTGATAAAGAGGAACTTCCTCATTTAGCAAATTTGTATTTTGAACTGTCTCAGATGCTGTCTGTATCCGGGGAGGTACAAGATTTACCAACATGGCCTCTTAATGTATTTCTTACTCCAAACTTGCTTCCTTTTTTTAGCTTAGGATATGCCAATTTTTCTGGAAAAATGGGAGCTTCCTCCTTTGTGCAAATGTTAGAAAAACTACATGCTATGTGGGAAGATCGAGAAGATCGAGAGGTGCTTGTCCAACAAGCTGAGAAGGTAATTGAAGTTGCGGCATTTTTAGAAGAATGTTCTTTCAAAAAAGAGCCTTTGGACGAGAAAAAATTGAAATTGGTAACTGAGGATATTTATCAGGACGTTGACGCTCAATTCGGAGGTGTTAAATCTTTCCCGAAAACTTTACCTGGGTTGCTCAGCTTATTTCTTTTGCGAATAGGAGCTGAGTACCAAGATGGACGAGCCATTTTTTTTGTAAATAGATCTTTACGTACTGTGGCAAGTGGGGGAATTTTTGATCATTTATCAGGAGGATTCTTCTGTTACACTATTGATGATCGGTGGCTAATTCCTTGTTTTGAGAAACGGGCTTTTGACAATACTCTTATGATGCTCGTTTATGCAGAAGCAGGGATATATATGAGAAATCCAGAATTCATCCTTGTAGCTAAGCGAGTGCTTAGTTATCTAATAAAAGAGCTTTATGATTTCGAAACAGGAGCTTTTTACATTTCTGAATATGCCCAACAGAGAGGAGAGACTGACATTGATAGTCAGTACACATGGTCGGGGGAAGAAATTCGTTCCTTACTTGGGGATAATGCTGAGATGTTCTGTGAGTACTACGATGTATCTAGGGAAGGGATTTGTAATGGAAGGAATATTTTACACATCTCTCCTTACGTAGATAATAAGGAAATAGCTGAACGGTATCGATGTTCATCAGAAGAATTTCAAGCAAGATTAGAAGCTTCTAGAGAAAAATTACGTGTCTATAGAGCGGGTAAAACGAAATCTTTTAAAGATGATCAGTCATTGACATTCCAGAATGGTTGGGGGATTTTTTCTTTAATAAAAACAGGGTTGCTTTTAGGAAGTTCTGAATGTTTCCAAATGGCCGAAAAATGCGGAGATTTCATTTCGAAAAATTTATATAAAAACGGCCGTTTATTACGTCGATGGAGACAAGGAGAGGCAAAATATTCTGCTGGGTTAGATGACTATGCCTCAGTTATTATGGGATCGCTAGCTCTCTTTGAAATAGGAGCAGGGGCAAAGTGGCTAGTATTCGCTGAAGAATTGACAAAAGAAGTATTAATATCTTTTCGTTCTGAGACTGGAAGTTTTTATTCTACAGATGGAAGAGATTCTTCGTTGCTAATAAAAAAGATTTCCCTAGCAGATGGAGACTCTATATCTGGTAACGCTCTGTTTTGCCAAAGCCTACTAAAATTACATATTATTTCTGGTAAGAAACATTATCTAACATTTGCCGAAGACATTTTGCAATGTGTTCAAGGGAGGTGGCTAAAACATAAATTCTCTTCTCTAGGAGGCTTGATAGCTGCCCAAGAGTATTTCTCTAAACAGCATCAAAAAATTATTATTTCTTTAGGGAATGAGCAGAACAGAGAGCAGATATTGGATTGTTTTAAAGGCATTTTTCTTCCTCATACGTCTCTCGTTTGGCTAACAGCTAAGGATAGAGAAATTTTAACAACCTGTCTTCCGGAAAGTGAACAAAGATTAATTCCTTCGAGAGAAGACGGAGTAACGAAAATCTATTTTTTAGACCAAACTTGTGGACGGATATTTTCTTCTCTAGAACATTTTCGTGCGTTTCTTTCTAGCCAGTGTTGA
- the rsmA gene encoding 16S rRNA (adenine(1518)-N(6)/adenine(1519)-N(6))-dimethyltransferase RsmA gives MARSSIEQLTSFLKSVNGRAKKALSQNFLVDGNILKKILMTAEVQPGDWVLEVGPGFGALSEVLVSQGANVIALEKDPMFKESLSELPIDVEIVDACKYPLASLDDKGWRGRGRVVANLPYHVTTPLLTKFFLESPHRWKTVTVMIQDEVAQRITAKPGDKDYSSLTVFLRFFADVRYAFKVSPNCFYPKPSVHSAVVHMCVHDKFALPSPEREEFFTLTRAAFGQRRKLLANSLKDLYPKDKIFEVLEQLGFSEKTRPENISFEEYLKIFRLLKDF, from the coding sequence GTGGCACGAAGTTCCATAGAGCAGTTAACCTCTTTTCTCAAGTCAGTGAACGGACGAGCTAAGAAGGCTTTGTCTCAGAATTTTCTAGTAGATGGAAATATTTTGAAGAAGATTCTTATGACGGCAGAGGTTCAACCCGGAGATTGGGTCCTTGAGGTAGGCCCAGGATTTGGGGCTTTGTCTGAGGTTTTAGTCTCTCAAGGGGCAAATGTGATAGCCTTAGAGAAAGATCCAATGTTTAAAGAATCTTTGTCCGAATTACCCATAGACGTTGAGATTGTGGATGCTTGTAAATATCCATTAGCATCTCTAGATGACAAAGGTTGGCGGGGAAGGGGGCGCGTAGTAGCGAATCTTCCGTATCATGTCACTACACCTTTATTAACAAAATTTTTTTTAGAATCTCCCCACCGATGGAAAACTGTAACAGTAATGATCCAAGACGAAGTGGCTCAACGCATTACTGCAAAACCTGGAGATAAGGATTATAGTTCTTTAACGGTTTTCTTACGTTTCTTTGCAGATGTTCGGTACGCTTTCAAGGTAAGTCCGAATTGCTTTTATCCTAAGCCAAGTGTACATTCGGCTGTTGTACATATGTGTGTACACGACAAATTTGCTTTACCCAGCCCGGAGAGGGAAGAGTTTTTTACTTTAACTCGGGCAGCTTTTGGACAAAGAAGAAAACTTTTAGCGAATTCTCTAAAAGATCTTTATCCAAAAGATAAAATCTTTGAGGTTTTAGAGCAGTTGGGATTTTCAGAGAAAACTAGGCCAGAGAACATTTCTTTCGAAGAATATTTAAAAATTTTTCGCTTATTAAAAGATTTTTAG
- the dapA gene encoding 4-hydroxy-tetrahydrodipicolinate synthase yields MSVLTACITPFKADLSIDFSALEGIVRAQEHAGNGVFLFGSTGEGLSLTYEEKFSILSFVSTLNLNVPIFLGVTATSIQETLSWICFAQQWPIEGFFVPTPLYTKPGIQGQKAWFDKILSVSKKPIIFYNNPSRTGVSLYPEVVQAFASHPLCMGVKDSGGFVQVCKLFAKSGLKIFCGDDGLWPDMQLYGASGVVSVLSNVWPELARDYIAHGHSLDTWKKVCAWLNLSTNPLGIKALMAAQKMIECEAVRLPLSVQDLQERNSLTGILACRSTLQSELISVCKQ; encoded by the coding sequence ATGAGCGTCTTGACGGCTTGTATTACGCCTTTTAAAGCGGATTTATCTATAGATTTTTCTGCTTTAGAAGGTATTGTTCGCGCGCAAGAGCATGCAGGTAACGGGGTCTTTTTATTTGGTAGTACAGGAGAAGGACTATCCCTAACATATGAAGAGAAGTTTTCTATTTTGTCTTTTGTTTCTACCTTAAACTTAAATGTTCCTATATTTTTGGGAGTGACAGCAACGTCTATCCAAGAAACGCTTTCTTGGATTTGTTTTGCCCAACAATGGCCTATCGAAGGGTTTTTTGTTCCTACTCCTTTATATACTAAGCCTGGGATACAGGGGCAAAAAGCTTGGTTTGATAAAATTTTAAGCGTAAGTAAAAAGCCAATCATTTTTTATAACAATCCTTCTCGTACAGGAGTTTCTTTATATCCTGAAGTAGTTCAGGCTTTCGCTTCGCATCCTTTGTGTATGGGAGTGAAGGATTCTGGAGGATTTGTACAAGTTTGTAAGCTATTTGCTAAGTCTGGATTGAAAATATTTTGCGGTGATGATGGTTTATGGCCAGATATGCAGTTGTATGGAGCTTCCGGAGTTGTTTCTGTACTATCTAATGTCTGGCCTGAACTAGCCAGAGATTATATTGCCCATGGGCATTCTTTGGATACATGGAAAAAAGTCTGTGCTTGGCTTAATTTATCTACTAATCCTTTGGGTATTAAAGCGTTAATGGCAGCGCAGAAAATGATTGAGTGCGAAGCTGTGCGCTTACCTCTTTCTGTACAAGATTTGCAAGAAAGAAATAGTCTTACGGGTATTTTAGCTTGCAGATCTACTTTGCAATCAGAATTGATCTCTGTATGTAAGCAGTGA
- a CDS encoding biotin transporter BioY — protein MVAKSIVKSSGTFISKSFVKVFAGSLFLACLAKISISLPFTPVPITFQTLGVFCLGLAMTPGMAAATVGVYLMEGLLFPVFCSSSYGIAVFCGPTAGYLFSFMPTVALISWLYRKCGGVRAKSSVVALVLFVGGGLNLCLGALWLACFLKNIGVSISFDLFEAFKMGILPFLIGKVIKIAFVVQGRSVQERLLH, from the coding sequence ATGGTTGCTAAGAGCATTGTTAAAAGCTCCGGAACTTTCATAAGTAAATCTTTTGTGAAAGTTTTCGCTGGATCCTTGTTCTTGGCCTGTTTAGCTAAGATCAGTATAAGTTTACCCTTTACTCCTGTTCCTATCACTTTTCAAACCTTAGGGGTCTTCTGTTTAGGGCTTGCTATGACGCCAGGGATGGCTGCTGCTACTGTAGGGGTTTATCTAATGGAAGGGCTGCTTTTCCCAGTATTTTGTAGTTCCTCTTACGGAATAGCGGTGTTCTGTGGTCCTACTGCTGGATATCTGTTTTCCTTTATGCCCACAGTAGCTCTTATTTCTTGGTTGTATAGGAAATGTGGAGGTGTAAGGGCGAAATCCTCCGTTGTAGCATTAGTTTTATTCGTTGGAGGAGGGCTCAACCTCTGTTTAGGAGCGTTGTGGCTAGCTTGTTTTCTCAAAAATATTGGAGTTTCGATTTCTTTTGATTTGTTTGAGGCTTTCAAAATGGGAATTTTGCCTTTTCTGATAGGTAAGGTGATAAAGATTGCTTTTGTTGTGCAGGGACGATCGGTACAGGAGCGGTTGTTGCATTAG